The Haliaeetus albicilla chromosome 19, bHalAlb1.1, whole genome shotgun sequence genome has a segment encoding these proteins:
- the ETNK1 gene encoding ethanolamine kinase 1: protein MSNYIHVPPGSPEVPKLDITVSEREAPGYRQGALQLLRRLRPHWRPEEVTLQLFTDGITNKLIGCYVGDITDDVVLVRIYGNKTELLVDRDEEVKSFRVLQAHGCAPQLYCTFNNGLCYEFMQGEALDPEHVCNPDIFRLIARQLAKIHTIHAHNGWIPKSNLWLKMGKYFSLIPTEFADKEVNKRFLRDIPSPQVLQEEMAWMKERLSNLGSPVVLCHNDLLCKNIIYNKKRGDVQFIDYEYSGYNYLAYDIGNHFNEFAGVNEVDYSLYPNRKLQEQWLRSYLEAYKEYKGFGTEVSEKEVEVLYVQVNQFALASHFFWGLWALIQAKYSTIDFDFLGYAIVRFNQYFKMKLEVMTLTLPE, encoded by the exons ATGTCCAACTACATCCACGTCCCGCCCGGCTCCCCGGAGGTGCCCAAGCTGGACATCACTGTCAGCGAGCGGGAGGCGCCCGGCTACCGCCAGGGCGCCCTGCAGCTCCTGCGCCGCCTGCGGCCCCACTGGAGACCCGAGGAGGTGACGCTGCAG ctgTTCACCGATGGAATCACCAATAAATTAATTGGCTGCTACGTGGGTGACATAACAGATGATGTTGTTCTAGTTAGGATCTATGGAAATAAGACCGAGCTTTTAGTAGATCGAGATGAGGAAGTGAAGAGTTTCCGTGTGTTGCAGGCCCATGGCTGTGCACCTCAACTATACTGTACTTTCAATAATGGCCTGTGCTACGAGTTCATGCAGGGAGAAGCACTGGATCCAGAGCATGTATGCAATCCAGATATTTTCAG aCTCATTGCCAGACAGCTTGCTAAAATCCATACTATTCATGCACACAATGGATGGATCCCTAAATCTAATCTGTGGCTGAAGATGGGGAAGTACTTCTCTCTTATACCCACAGAATTTGCAGATAAGGAAGTAAATAAAAG GTTTTTACGTGACATTCCAAGTCCTCAAGTTCTTCAGGAAGAGATGGCCTGGATGAAGGAAAGACTGTCAAATTTAGGATCACCAGTGGTACTTTGTCACAATGACCTGTTgtgtaaaaatattatttacaaCAAGAAACGAG GTGATGTGCAGTTCATAGACTATGAGTACTCTGGATACAACTACCTGGCTTATGACATTGGGAATCACTTCAATGAATTTGCAG gaGTAAATGAGGTAGACTACAGCCTTTATCCTAACAGAAAATTACAGGAACAATGGCTGAGATCTTACCTTGAGGCCTACAAAGAATATAAAGGATTTGGCACAGAAGTCAGTGAAAAAGAAGTTGAAGTTCTATATGTCCAAGTCAATCAGTTTGCACTG gcttCCCACTTCTTTTGGGGACTGTGGGCTCTAATTCAAGCTAAATATTCCACCATTGACTTCGATTTTCTAGG GTATGCAATTGTTCGGTTTAACcagtatttcaaaatgaagCTGGAGGTCATGACACTAACTCTTCCTGAGtaa